Part of the Jatrophihabitans sp. GAS493 genome, CGAACGGCGCAGGCGGCCCATCAGCTGGCCGTCGGGCGCCGGGACATTCTGGTCGAGCCGGAGGGGCCGGCGGAGATGGTCGACGTGGCGATCGCCCTCAATGTCCTCTCCACCAACCTAGCCACTTCAGAGTCCCGCCAGCGCGAGTTTCTCCTTGCCGTATCGCATGATCTGCGCACACCGCTGACGGCGATCTCGGGCTACGCCGAATCCCTGGTGGACGGAGTCGTGACCGACACCGAGGTGCCGCGGGTCGCCGGCGTCATGCTGGAGGAGGCCCGTCGGTTGGAGCGGATGATCGCCGATCTGCTCGACCTGGCGCGGCTCGACTCGGCCGAGTTCCAGGTCGACCTCATCGACGTCGATCTCACCGGCTGGGCCCATGCGGCGGCGGAGGTGTGGCGGTCGCGGTGCGCCGCCAACGGGGTTCGGTTCTCGCTGCAAGCCCCGCCGGCTCCGTTCTGGGTCCGGACCGATCCGGCCCGGCTGCGACAGGCGATAGACGGCCTGCTCGAGAACGCGCTTCGGGTGACTCCGGTCGACGCCCCTATCCTCCTGGCGCTGGGGTCGTCCGGTCGCGCGGCTGACGGTGCTCCGGTCGTCGCCGTGATCGAGGTGCGTGACGGCGGGCCGGGGCTGCGTGACGAAGACCTGCCGGTGGCCTTCGACCGGTCAGTGCTCTACGAGCGCTACCGCGGGGTACGCCAGGTGGGAACCGGTCTCGGCCTGGCGATCGTGAAGGGGCTCGCCACTCGCCTCGGCGCGCAGGTCACCGCCGGGCACGCGCCGGAGGGTGGAGCGCAGTTCACGGTGTGGTTGCCGATCACCCCCGTGACCGGCACACCCACACCGTGAACTGCAGATTCAAAAGAGCCTTCGCTAGCTGATGTCGACCACTCGGGCCGCGGTCAACGAGGAGGTTCCGGTGCCCAGGACAACGACCGAGTCGCCGGACTTCACCGCTGAGATCGACCCGGTCGCGCCCTTGGTCTGCCCCTTCGTGTGCACCTTGGTGCTCGACGCGACGCGGTAGGTCTGGCTGACCCCGTCGAGGGACTTGACGGAGATCGAGGTCGGGCTGACCGCAGTGACGCTCCCCCGGATCGCGTCGTGCGTCACCGTCGCTTTGGTCTTGCTGTCTTCGGTGACCCACTGCGCGTGCTGCACGCTGCGCAACTTGGTGAGTGCCCGACCGACATTCTCCCGAGCCGCGGTGTGGTGTTTGGCGGCACTGGACGGGCGACTTGCGGGTGACGGCGTGGGTGAGCCGCTCGCCGCCATCGCGGCGGTCCCGATTCCCAGTACCGCTGCGCCGACGCCGCCGGCGATTGCAATCTTCTTCCACATGAGGCGCTGCTCCTAGTGACATCGGATGAACTTGACTGTCACGGTCAATCCTGCGGCTGCTAGGTCAGCCTGCTGCCATATGCACGTAAGGGGAGTGTTCGGGTCTGCTGAGACCGGCCCGGTCGCCTGATCGCCGGTGTCAGTAGAGCGTCAAAGTTCGTGGCAGAGCTTCAGCTGGTGGCCGGCAGCGGCGAGGCGCCCCGCTCGCGGAGCATCTGCTCCATCTCGATGATCTCGTTCTGCTGAGCGCTGACCATGGCCTGCGCGGTGGTACGCACATAGTCGGTCTCGGCGTGCTCGGCCGCATACTGCGCCATCTGCACCCCGCCCTGATGGTGGCGCAGCATCAGCTGGAGGAAGTAGATGTCGAGCGCCTTGCCGGTGAGCGTCTTCAACTTCGCCACCTCGGCCGGAGTGGCGAGGCCGGGCATCAACCCATTTGACTGCATCTGCATCGAGCCCCCCATCCACGACATCTCCGGTAGGTCCGATGTCCGTCCGAGCCCCCAGGAGGTGAGCCAACCATCCATCTGCCCGAGCTGAAACTGCTGGGACGTCTCGATGTCGAAGGCCAGCAGCTTTACCGCAGGGTCGCTGCTGTGGTCGCGGGTGTAGCCGGCCATCGACACGGCCTGAGTGTGATGGGTGGCCATGTCCCGGGAGAATCCGGCGTCGACGGAGTCGGCGGCGGGCGTAACAACGGCGGTCGAAGTGCTCTGCGAGTGCAGCAGGTACCCGACGGCCCCGGCCAACACCAGCAGCGCGACCGCGCACACAGCGACGAGTGCGATGACCCCGCGACGTCCGGGCTGAACGGATTCGCCCGCCGGTAGCTCCTGCGAAGCGAGCTGCTCGTCGGTCGTGGTCATCGGGGACTCCTTATTCATCTTGCCCACTCCCGGCGTCGGGAGCCTCGGCCCGTCATCCGCCGGGCGGACGGCTAGGCGAGCGACGCCGGGTGGCCCGGGTAACTCTGGGACGGAATGAACTGCGGGTTGTCGCAGCTCGCGCCGTACTCGGGAGTGGTGTTCTTGTTCAGCCGGAGGTCCTTGATGAAGACGTCGATCTTCGGGTCGTCGACTGACTGGAAGAACATCTGGTAGCCCCAGGCCTGCAACGAGACAGGGGTCTTGAGGCCCGCGTACGGCGTCATCAGCATGTAGTTGTTGCCACTCACCTTCGCCGCCAGCTTCGCGACGTCGGCCGCGGGCAGGTCAGGGTTGTAGGTCACCCAGATGGCGCCGTGCTCCAGGGTGTGCACCGCGTTTTCATTGGCGATCTGCTTGGAGTAGACGATCCCGGTGCACTCGGCCCAGTTCTGGTTGTGGTTGCCGCCGAACGGGGGCGAGTCGGCGCCGTAGTCGATAACGCCCTCGACGTGGTTGCGGTCGAACGTCTTCACGGTGATACCGGGGAGGTCCTTGAGGATCTGCTCCTTGGACACCGTGGACGCGGCGACGTCCTTCTTCGGGGCCGAGGAGGTCTCGCCGGACGCGCTGGGGGAGTCCTTGCTGCCGCTGGCGTGAACGGCATAACCGACCACCCCGGCGGCGAAGATGACCAGCAGAACCGCAACCGAAATCAGGCCCCACGGGGTCTGTCGCTGATTGACGATCGACTTTCCCGGCTTGCGGACGGGTGGCTTGGCAGCAGGCTTGGGGGTGTTCGGGCCGTCAGTCGGAGACTTTGCTTTGGTCGCCGGACGGACGGGTTGGTTGCGCTGCGCCATGGCCTGCCTTTTGGTTGCTGATTGCTGGTGTGTGATGTCGTCAAAGTCGTTCGAGTCGTCTGAGCCCTCAAAGTCCTCTGAGTCGTTGCGGCACGCAGAAGCACCGGGCGACATGGTCAAGTGTAGGAGTCGCGCCTGAGAGGAGCCCGTGAAGACAGCGCAGACCATACCCCGCGCAACGCCTCACCGGGGCCGTCAGAGAGGAATGCGGTCGCTCGCGCCACTAGGATTATACGAGTGAACCCTGCTGAACTCTCTGCCGCTGTGCTCGCGGCCGTCGCCGATTGTCAGAAATCGGGTGATTTCGACGGATTGCTGCCGGATGAGGCGCACGTCGAACGTCCGAAGAATCGCGACCACGGCGACTACGCGACGAACATCGCCCTCCGGCTGGCCAAGGGAGCAGGGAAGCCGCCACGTCTGATCGCGGAGGCGATCGCCATCAGACTGCGTGAAGTTCCCGGGATCGCCTCGGTGGAGGTCGCCGGTGCCGGCTTCCTCAACATCACCCTGGCCGCCGACGTGCTGGCCCAGTTGGCCCGCGTCATCGTCGACGCCGGCGCCTCCTACGGTCACACCAGCACCTACCAGGGTCGCCGCATCAACCTCGAGTTCGTCTCGGCCAACCCGACGGGGCCCATCCATCTGGGCGGCACCCGGTGGGCGGCGGTGGGGGATTCGCTGGCCCGGATCCTGCAGGCCAGCGGGGCCGATGTCACCCGCGAGTACTACTTCAACGACCACGGTGCGCAGATCGACCGCTTCGCTCGGTCGCTGATGGCACGGGCCAACGGAGACGATGTGCCCGAAGACGGCTATGCCGGGGCCTACATCGACGAGGTTGCCGCCGCTGTCGTGGCCCAGTCGCCGCAGGCTCTGACCGCCGAGCCGCCCGTCGCCCAGGAGATCTTCCGCAGTGAGGGCGTCGAGCTGATGTTCGGCGAGATCAGGGAGTCGATGCACGAGTTCGGGGTCGACTTCGATGTCTACTTCCACGAGAACTCCGTCTATGAGTCGGGCGCCGTCGAGCAGGCCGTCGCCTATCTGAAGGAGTCGGGCGCGCTCTACTTCTCGGAGAACGCGTGGTGGCTGCGCACCACCGACTACGGCGACGACAAGGACCGGGTGGTCATCAAGAGCGACGGCAACGCCGCCTACATCGCCGGAGATCTGGCCTACCTGCGGGACAAGCGCAGCCGTGGCTTCGACCTCTGCATCTACATGCTCGGCGCTGACCACCACGGCTACATCGCGCGGCTCAAGGCTGCCGCGGCGGCCTTCGGGGACGACCCGGCCGTGGTCGAGGTGCTCATCGGCCAGATGGTGAATCTGGTTCGTGGCGGCAAGCCGCTAAGGATGAGCAAGCGGTCGGGCACGGTGATCACGATGGAGGATCTCGTCGACGCGGTCGGCGTGGATGCGGCCCGTTACTCGCTGGCCCGCTCCTCGATCGACACCGTCCTGGACATCGACTTGGACCTGTTGTCGAAGAAGTCGAACGACAACCCGGTGTACTACGTGCAGTACGCGCACGCCCGGCTGGCCCGCTTGCAGCGCAACGCGGCCGATCTGGGGATCGTGCGTTCGGCTGAGCCGAACCTCGGCCTGCTCGTGCACGAGCGGGAGGGTGATCTGCTGGGGGCGCTCGGAGAGTTTCCCCGGGTCGTCGCTTCGGCGGCGGAGCTGCGCTCGCCCCACCGGATCGCGCACTATCTGGAGTCGCTGGCCGGGCGTTACCACCGCTTCTATGAGGCGTGCCGGGTCCTGCCCCAGGGTGACGAGGAGGCTACCCCGCTCACCGACGCGCGCCTCTGGCTCTGCGAGGCAACCCGGGTGGTGCTGGCCAACGGGCTGGGGCTGCTCGGCGTAAGCGCCCCGGACCGCATGTGATGGGCGCCGACCGCGGAGACGGACGCGTCGTGAGGGGGAGCCAGTCATGAGCCGGTCCGCCCACCCTGCTGGTCCTCGGCACGCGGACGTGCTGCCCGAGTCATCGGGGTTCGGCCTTCCCTCCGACGTCCACGACCTCGACCCGGAGATCTGGCCGGCGTCGATCGAACGCGTCGACGGCGAACTACGGTTGGCCGGTCGGCGGCTCACCGATCTCGTCGCTGAGTACGGCACGCCGGCTTTCTTCATGGACGAGGCCGACGTGCGCGGGCGGGCCCGGGCCTATGCCGCCGCCTTCGACGGTGCCGATGTGTACTACGCCGGCAAGGCGTTTCTCTGCACCCAACTGGCTCGCTGGATCGAGGCCGAGGGGCTCAACCTCGACGTCTGCACGGGTGGCGAGCTGGCGATCGCGCTGGCCGCCGATTTCCCGCCGCATCGGCTCGCGCTGCACGGCAACAACAAGAGCGTCGCTGAGCTGACGCGAGCCGTCGACGTCGGAGTCGGCAGCATCGTCGTCGATTCCTTCGACGAGATCGAGCGGCTGGCCCGGATCGCGCAAGCGGCCGGGGTCCGGCAGCGGGTGCTGATTCGCGTCACCGTCGGCGTCGAGGCGCACACCCACGAATTCATCGCCACCGCCCACGAGGACCAGAAGT contains:
- the argS gene encoding arginine--tRNA ligase, whose protein sequence is MNPAELSAAVLAAVADCQKSGDFDGLLPDEAHVERPKNRDHGDYATNIALRLAKGAGKPPRLIAEAIAIRLREVPGIASVEVAGAGFLNITLAADVLAQLARVIVDAGASYGHTSTYQGRRINLEFVSANPTGPIHLGGTRWAAVGDSLARILQASGADVTREYYFNDHGAQIDRFARSLMARANGDDVPEDGYAGAYIDEVAAAVVAQSPQALTAEPPVAQEIFRSEGVELMFGEIRESMHEFGVDFDVYFHENSVYESGAVEQAVAYLKESGALYFSENAWWLRTTDYGDDKDRVVIKSDGNAAYIAGDLAYLRDKRSRGFDLCIYMLGADHHGYIARLKAAAAAFGDDPAVVEVLIGQMVNLVRGGKPLRMSKRSGTVITMEDLVDAVGVDAARYSLARSSIDTVLDIDLDLLSKKSNDNPVYYVQYAHARLARLQRNAADLGIVRSAEPNLGLLVHEREGDLLGALGEFPRVVASAAELRSPHRIAHYLESLAGRYHRFYEACRVLPQGDEEATPLTDARLWLCEATRVVLANGLGLLGVSAPDRM
- a CDS encoding DUF305 domain-containing protein, with product MTTTDEQLASQELPAGESVQPGRRGVIALVAVCAVALLVLAGAVGYLLHSQSTSTAVVTPAADSVDAGFSRDMATHHTQAVSMAGYTRDHSSDPAVKLLAFDIETSQQFQLGQMDGWLTSWGLGRTSDLPEMSWMGGSMQMQSNGLMPGLATPAEVAKLKTLTGKALDIYFLQLMLRHHQGGVQMAQYAAEHAETDYVRTTAQAMVSAQQNEIIEMEQMLRERGASPLPATS
- a CDS encoding DUF3105 domain-containing protein gives rise to the protein MAQRNQPVRPATKAKSPTDGPNTPKPAAKPPVRKPGKSIVNQRQTPWGLISVAVLLVIFAAGVVGYAVHASGSKDSPSASGETSSAPKKDVAASTVSKEQILKDLPGITVKTFDRNHVEGVIDYGADSPPFGGNHNQNWAECTGIVYSKQIANENAVHTLEHGAIWVTYNPDLPAADVAKLAAKVSGNNYMLMTPYAGLKTPVSLQAWGYQMFFQSVDDPKIDVFIKDLRLNKNTTPEYGASCDNPQFIPSQSYPGHPASLA
- a CDS encoding cell wall metabolism sensor histidine kinase WalK codes for the protein MSARPRPLAYRIALLAAAVSVLTAVVGGVISIGLIRHTSQQSAQKTLAKLADAAQAAANEGASAQASQLRARQELLAVNVQVATINQRGVVAGRGKLAVAAATPEVVDALLAGETVSMTKRVGGQLVLIEGRPTNAGGLVLAQRRADAVAVGDRAVRLILVALGGAVVLSIGLSLLVTWRLARPLRRTAQAAHQLAVGRRDILVEPEGPAEMVDVAIALNVLSTNLATSESRQREFLLAVSHDLRTPLTAISGYAESLVDGVVTDTEVPRVAGVMLEEARRLERMIADLLDLARLDSAEFQVDLIDVDLTGWAHAAAEVWRSRCAANGVRFSLQAPPAPFWVRTDPARLRQAIDGLLENALRVTPVDAPILLALGSSGRAADGAPVVAVIEVRDGGPGLRDEDLPVAFDRSVLYERYRGVRQVGTGLGLAIVKGLATRLGAQVTAGHAPEGGAQFTVWLPITPVTGTPTP